From the Xylocopa sonorina isolate GNS202 chromosome 9, iyXylSono1_principal, whole genome shotgun sequence genome, the window CGAAAGATACGTGTAAAAAGAGATAATTTAATGGCAGGGAAAGACGAGAATAAAGTTGCGATAAAAACGCGTAAGGGGATCTTATTTCGGTGTTTCGTTTTTTGCGCGAAGAATATTATTAATAACATTTAGCTTGGCAATAATGATGATGTGCAGAAATTTGTAACGCGTTAAGTGGAAAACTATATTGTGCATGATATACGTTATTACTAATTTAATTCGAATGACAgcattttttataaataatttatacatCTACACatatatctatataaatatAAGTGATTTATTTATCAACAAGAAATATACACGCGAAGATAGAACTTTTTCTTTGGCACGCTCCTAGTATCACAAGCATTGACGTCTTCATTTGGCACAAACCAcggaaaacgtgatatcgttccAATTTCGTTCATAATTTACAGCTTAATATCCACGAGGAATTCCTAAGATGTTAAAATAATTCTGCTATTTCTAGAACAGCTTCAGAATGATTAAAAAAATTCTGTATCACATTATTCctgaattattaataaatttctcAAGAGGATCCATGTAATTCTTTCTCATCTTCTTAAAGGAATGATAAAAATCGGGTTTCAACTTATTTTATACGTCATTTAATGCtgctttatattatatcttcgatCCAAATAACTACCCTAGTACCTACAGATATAAAAAGTGTATTCCTATACGAATTAATTCTTCTTCTATGGAAATTATCATATATACAATTATCATTCTTCGTTAGAGTAAGTTCTAGTATGGCTTTCAATGCGTTTTTGCTATCATCGTAGTCACTTGAAATGCTGGAACTATAGTACAATGAACCACGTCTTCAACTTCATGGTTTTATACTTTGTAGCAGATAAATGAGCAAAGATAATGAGTTTCTTTCTTTAATTCTCTGTAAAGCGATaaaattgttctttttttttcacattGAACTAATCTCTGGATGAAAAGTTTCGAAGAACGTAACTTATGGTACTATAACAATAAATTCGACCCGAGATCCAAGGTTTATACCCCGCCATTAAAAACCTATTCAAGCACTGTATAGGACAGGTTCCGCGAAACCGGTTACGAGTGTTTCCGCTTTACCTTATGATTAATTTTTTCCTTGCCTTGCGATCAATTTTACATGCATCTTCAATTGTCATCGATTGTCATGACGGCAAACTTGTTTTATTGtcagagaataaaaaaaaaaacttactTGTTACAGCCATACGGTGTATAGTTTAATTACAATTGAaaaaacaagtaaaaaatagaGAACTATGCGTTTTACAATCATGTTAAGCGCAAGTATTACATGTCATTTTGCAGCTTTTTGTATTCTCTCATAAAATTTGTCACTCTTTCTCTGTCAACCTTGTTTTCCCAGATCCCATCAACTTTGAAATGTGATCCAATAATCACTGCATCGGAGGATAAGTAATCTTCCAAGTTGCTTTTTGTAACACCAGAGCCAATAAGGACAGGTTGTTCTTTAGTGGCCTGTTTAACTTCTGAACAACACGATTTTGTGTCCATGATAATAAAACAGTGAAAATGAGAGAAAATTTGTTAACACCAATGGATACCTGCAAGCTCTGATGCATCAGTTGGGTCGCCTGTTGATGTTCCTGTCAATACTATTCCATCAGCCAAGAAAAATTTCGCTGCTTTTACTGTCTCTGATAAACTTACATCAGCAGTGATCGCATGCGAACTGCAGAGACAAAGTGTGCGTTATGCTAGATTAACAGTAAAAAAGAAGACTAAGAAATTTATATTCCTCTCGAAGTGTCGACAAATCACCTATGCTTTTTTTTAACGTCAGCGAAAACAAGAATGTCATCAGCGTCAATTAGTCGTCTGTATCTCAATAAAGAGCCAGCGCATGCATCTGTGAAACCTTCATCCGCAATATGAGAGAAGACGAACCCTTCGGCTCTAATAAATTGGAATCCAGCTGCCTTTGCTACAGCTATTGCTTCTTTGTTACATCCTGCTAAAATCTATTTTTTcctgtttttttcttttgtgTTTTTCTCGAGTGACTAATTGTTATAGAATTCGTATACGAATTGTTGAATTTATTGACATTAAAAATGGCGGCGTTCACTCTGTTTTATCGACGCAAACACGTGGCTGCAGTCAGTCGTCTAATGGCAAGTGGCTTCATCCGGTACCACCATCGTGTTTGCGTTGGTAAAGTAGAATTTGGCCAACTAATTTTACCTGTACTCCGCAAGGAATGTTATCTGGTAacacttttttaatttccgtgcaAATTCTAGTCATCATTGATGTAATCTCAGGAGTTAAATTGTTGGGTCTTACGTATGGAACATCGTGCATATTCTCTACTAGGATACCGTGCTTAAATTTaagtataataattaattaaatgacAGAGCAACATTCTCAGCAGAACttacgatatcgcaatctctgtAAATTATCGCTTCGTTCACTGCATCGCTGATAATTTGTTTAGTATTACCATTATACAAAGGTGTTCCTGAAATGTATTATTCCACCGGTTAAGGTTTAACAAAATGCAAAATTATCGAACGAATAATAAATAACTTGCTGTCAAAAACATGTTTTCCATGCGACGTATTTTTTTCTAGATACTGTTAACTTGTTGACTTGTAGTGTCAAAAACAGACTGTTCCGAGAGATACTAATTATACTGATACTTGAAAATCAACAATGATAAAACCAGCAAACAAATTTATTCACTGTAAACCCTTTGGTATTTGAAATATTCTAAGTTCCCACTCTTTATCTTAACTTATATATTTTTAATGGAAGTTCGGTACCAGGCAGTGCATTCACGTGTACCATTCCGATGACAGAGCACTTCACTTTGTTGAAAAGTTTATGAAATCGCGACATATTCGTAAAATAAATTGTTCGTTTCACAGTCACTTGAAAAAATCACAATTATAGATACGACGGTGATATGTCTGAATTCTAAAGAATTCAGGAAGAATTTAAGAATCTAAAGAACTCTGGATCGAATAATCAGTTCTCGTGCATCGATAAGATTGCTTTATCGTTATTAAATTATTGAGGTTAGAAAAAGAGGCGCGAACTATTGTGTAGCAGCTGATTCATGTAAGAATCTAGAATGAGCATGAAATTCGTCATACCGCTCACATATTTTTATGCATTTTTATTGCACACCCTGTAAAATAAGATATACAAACAAATACTGGTAGAGGATTCAGCATAGTATAATATTTTAGATTAGCTTTCGACATTTAGGTTAATAATTTAAACGAATGCATGGTTTAGCCATGATAAGGCAACCATAGGTAAGTTATAGCATAGATGAGTTTTCAGAATGCTCTACAATATCGATCGTGCAAACGAGTAAAGGTTCAGTTATGCTCCCTACAATTTACAACTGGACTTAATTACCGAAATCGATAATGTAGGAAGTTATTTTTCTTAAGAATTCACCACCACTTTCACGCTTGCGTTTCGattttgaaagaaaaaaaaaagagagagtgagagagagaacaaCTTCGAAAAAGAATAATTTCAGACATCCAactgcgatccaacggcgattcAGCGACGAACGTAAAAATGAACTTAAACTATATCTTATTCTTTAATTATATTATCTATAGTCCAATTTAAAGCTTCAAAGTTCTTGTCAAGACTTTCAAAATGTAAATTGTACTGTAAAAGACTTAACACTAGTACTACCCGCCATTAAAGTATTCTAAGTTCTTTAAAATATATCAAATATATCAAACTTTGGTAGATAAAAACAAAAATGTCAAAAATGGAATGTATTAAATTTCTATAACAAGTTTATATATGGCAGTCACTTCGACTGGTTTGGTAGTACTAGTGTTAAGtctgcgtagtccttagcatgatatcgttttggagagcgcaatctctcgaaaacgttaccaagtatCCAGGTCCAccacgtggaggtgactacgcagggacccaatgCAATTCAAATTCTAATTTAATTAACATTTGATCAGTGTCTCCACCATCAGTGCACCCACCATCGGTGCTTCCATTATTAAAAAATCCACCACGGCGCTTGCACCATCAGCGCCTCCACCATAAGAGCATTCACCACCGGCGCCTCCACCATGAAAGCATCCACTACAGGTGCTTCCACCATTAGAGCACCCACTACTTGCGCCTTCACCATTAGAGCTTCATCCACTACCCGATGCCTCCACCACTAGCACCTCCACTATTTGAAAATCCAATGTGGCGCCTCCATCATCATAGCCACCACGGCGTTTCCACTATTTTAAGATCCACCACGACGCTTCTACTATTTTAAAATCCACCACAGCGCTTCCACCATCAGCGTCTCCACCATTGAAGCATCCGAAATCGGTGGCTCCACCATCAGAGGCATTACTATCGGTGCCTCCACCATTAGAAAATCCATCATGGCGCATCCACCATTAGAGCATCCACCATTAACGCCTCCACCATTAGACCATTCGTCATTAGTGCCTCCACCACTGGCATCTTCATTGAAGCATCCGTTATGGTTGGTTACCCCCTACTACATCAGTAACTCGCGTCCTATACCGATCGTGGCTCGACGGGGACTGAAGTTATGCCAATCAAGCGTTACGAATGTCCCCACTTTTGGGTTCCCCTACTACCTACGGTAGGTTACAGTTGACTGTAACCATATACCTATGGGCGTTCTTGTGTAGAAAtcatttattttattaatttttgcaGTTTTAATGCAATTTTATGCTTCGAAGAATCTAGTGTAGTATCATGTATGATGTAATTTATGTAAAACACAGTTATATTCACATATTTATAAGATAATTGTCTATTGATCGCCAAATTTCTTAATCGAAATTTTATTGttatatttaattttcattaatgCTGTATCGATattgaatttatttatttcacttAACATTTGCACAGTGAAATATATGTTAAACTAAGTTTTAATGCAAAAGAGAAAGATGGAGAGGCAAATGAAACGCAGAAAACTGCAATATCGACGATGAAAGGAACAAGTGGCATTTGTGCCATCTATGACTAAAAGCAATCAGTTCGTTCTTTGTTACTGTTAAAAGAATTATCACAAGGTAAAGGtggaataattaataataatttattttaaaattcaggaaaatattatataaaaatatttttaaaaaatcgcATGATGTGCTACATTAGAACAATAGTGATAGTTATAATAATTGTATGAGAATAAACTGTATCTgccaatatttatagtttttTATCTTTGTAGTTACATTCAAACCATTTTTTATCTTTATAGTCACATCAAGGACAATTTTTCACTTTGAAGATTCAAATAACTCGTTGCATAAAACAATTACTGCACTTTGTTACAGCGAGTTGTTACGAGTTATTCAAAGAATTTTCAATAAAATTCACTAGAAATTTCGTTCATAACTATACATGAGATATTAATCAAGTTAAAGTCTCTCATTTATTCCAAACTACCATAAAACGTGTCAGTTCATTCATCGTTTCAGTGTAGCCTCCCAATTTTCCAgcaattttcttcttttaatCTATTTTTACCTCtcgaatattacatcccatccTCCATCCACTTTCCACCCACCTGTTAAATAGGGCTCTCCCGAAAGGGTTGTGTACCCTCCCGGTAGATACTGATTTTGACATGCGTTCCGCGTCTCCTATGTGTTCCTAAGCGGTACGCGCGCGTTTCTTCCGTCAGTATCGCTCAGTCCTTCAGACGAGAGTGTTCCGTGAAGGGACGCGTTCGCAATTCCCTCGATCAGGCCCTGAACACTCAACATTACTTAATACTCCACCGTGAACCAACCGATCCTCACCAAAAGCCACACACTTTCACTCATAAAACCTGCATCAGCCACGAAAACCTAAACTTCCTGACTACAAACCCGAGCAGAACACAGTTGGTTTCTCATCGCAGACCCTAAGGAAGAAACAGTCGTGTGATAATTCGGAAAATTGACGACTAATTGCGGGATGCTCGCGGGCCAGTGTCGATCAACAAGTAGCTCGTGTTCGTACACAGAAAACAGCGTAGCCCAGGCTGGCTAGGACACAGGCAAGTGGTGTCGAAATAGTGCGGTATCCTCCACTCGGTGTGAAGTGACAGCAACGTAATTACTGGTCCGCTGCGCGAGCGTTCGCTGGTCTTCTTCCGGTTGTGCATGAGTGACGTCTCGACAGGATCGTGGTCGAGTGACTGCGACTGATAATCGCGTGATATCGAGGATCGATCGTGCTCGTGTCTGCATCAAGGTGTTCCCCGGTGCAGAGTCGGTTTGACCGCTTGAGGTTCGATCTTTTGCCATTAGACTGATCGCTGGTGATCCAAAACTAGGGATTATCGGTGAAACGAGCACTCGAGGCTTAACTTGCAATTCTGAATAGCTGGCACGAACGAGATCGAACAGATCTGATTAAGTTATGCACATGATTGCTCACCAGCGAAACAGTGGGCTTAATCTTTGGTTGGATTTGAGTTAGCTTGCCTCTCTATGGCCGCTGATAAACTTGACTCTGGAATTATTAGCACCCTCGATACCAGCTAATTAAATTGATAGACGAACCGTGTTCCAATGGAACGGTAGACGGATGGACTTTAGTGATTCATCGAGGGACCCAG encodes:
- the LOC143426663 gene encoding uncharacterized protein F13E9.13, mitochondrial, which produces MSRFHKLFNKVKCSVIGMVHVNALPGTPLYNGNTKQIISDAVNEAIIYRDCDIHGILVENMHDVPYVRPNNLTPEITSMMTRICTEIKKVLPDNIPCGVQILAGCNKEAIAVAKAAGFQFIRAEGFVFSHIADEGFTDACAGSLLRYRRLIDADDILVFADVKKKHSSHAITADVSLSETVKAAKFFLADGIVLTGTSTGDPTDASELAEVKQATKEQPVLIGSGVTKSNLEDYLSSDAVIIGSHFKVDGIWENKVDRERVTNFMREYKKLQNDM